Within Actinomycetes bacterium, the genomic segment TCCTGCATGGCCTCGTCCACGTCGACGATGCCGGGACCGGTGTCGCGCGCGGTCGCCCGCACACCCGGCCGGTCCTCCTCGACGAGCTCGAGGCAGATCTCTCCGCTGCCGGCGAAGCGGACGATGTTGCGGGCGACCTCCGAGACGGCCGTCGCGATCAGCGTGAGCTCCGTACCCGTGAAGCCGCCCTTGGCCGCCAGCTCGCGGACCTGCTGCCGCGCCGTGACGATGTCGGCGTCGGTCCGGATGGCGACGCGGACCTCGGTGTCCCTCTGCTGCGCCCGCTCCATCAGCGGCTGGCTCAGGTCTGCGCACACCTGGCACTCCAGCAGGTGGCGTGCTGCCCCGACCTCGCGCTGCCGGCGCCGGTCACCACCGGAGATGGCCAGCAGTACGGGGCGGCAGCGATCGGTCGGTGGCTCCCTCTGCTCCAGAGCCAGCAGGTACTCCACCCGTAGCCGAGCCCGGGTGCGGTGCAGCTGGGCGGCCACCGCGCCGGGCGAGGAGCCGAGCTCACTTGCGAGCGAGCGGGTGTCCCTGCCGCCCACCTCGTGGGCGACCAGCGTGGCCCGCTCGTCCTCGGGCAGGCGGGACAGCGCCGCGCTGACGGCGGCCCGCTCCTCGCGGGCCAACAACTCCTCGTCCGGCGCCGCCGGGGGCCGCAGGTCCACCACCCGGTGCTGGTTGCGCTGGTGACGGTCCTTGTCCTTCCACAGCGTGGCGACGACGTTGCGGGCCGTGACGATGGCGTAGGGCTCCAGCATGCCCGGCTCGACCCGCTCGACCGCCCCGAGGACGCGCGTGAGGGTTTCCTGGACGAGATCCTCCGCCGCGGTCGGGTCCGACACGCGGGCACCGATGATCCGCCTCACCATCGGGATCAGCGCGGCGACGTCGAGGTTAGCCGGGTGCCCCGTCCCCGGGTCCGACGGCGCGGCGCTCACGGCGCGAACAGTACGCCCCGCGGCACGTCATCCGAGCCGGCCGAAGGCGTCCTCATAGGTGACACGGTCCAGCCATACCCCCGAAGGAGCAGACCCATGACCGTTCTGCCGTTCCGAAGTCCGTCGAGCTCACCCGCGCCAGGCACCGGCCCGCCCGGCACGAACGCCGAGCTGGTCGGGACGTTCCCCGCCCCGTCCGGCGGCCGCGGCACGTTCACCGGGTCGTACCGGCTGGAGCGGCTGGTCAACCAGTTCGGTCAGCTGGCTGCCGCCGGCATCTTCACCGGTGAGCTGCGCGACGCGGACGGGACACACGTCGGTATGTGCAGCCGACGGCTCACCTGCGCAGCCCTCGTCGAGACCGACGCCGAGACCCACCTCGTGCACATCGGACCCGTCGACGTGAACCTGCTCGGCCTGATGGTCACCGTGCAGGAGTTCAACGTGGGCCTGCGCCGAGACCTGCCCAAGCGCCCGACCGACCTGGGGTCGGCCCTCCGACGGACGGCCGATCCCGGCACCGAGTCGTGATCTACCTCGCCCTGGCGGGTCCGTGGCTCGCCCTCGGCTTCCTGCTCGTCATGCAGCAGCTGGAGCGCTGGCTGGACGACTCGCCTTGGGAAGACCTCCCGGCGACCCCGCGGAACGAGCTGCCGCGGGCGCGAGAGATGCACGCGCGGCTCTGGTCCTCGAGGCCTGACGCCCGCTCCGTCAGCCGGTCACCGTGAGGACCTCCGCGCCGCCGTCGGTCACCAGGATGGTGTGCTCGAACTGGGCGGAGCGCCTACCGTCGGCGGTCACCACGGTCCAGCCGTCGTCCCACATCTCCCACTCGTGGGTGCCCAGGTTCAGCATGGGCTCGATGGTGAACGTCATGCCAGGCTCCATCAGCGTGGAGTAGCGCGGGTCGTCGTAGTGGGGGACCACCAGCCCCGAGTGGAAGGCCGTCCCGATGCCGTGCCCGGTGAAGTCGCGCACGACGCCGTAGCCGAACCGGCGTGCGTACGACTCGATGACCCGGCCGACCACGCTGAGCGGACGCCCCGGGCGCACGGCGTTGATCGCCCGTCGCAGCGCCTCGCGGGTCCGCTCGACGAGCAGCCGGTCCTCCTCGGCGACGTCACCCACCAGGTAGGTCGCGTCCGTGTCGCCGTGGACGCCGCCGACGAAGGCCGTGATGTCGATGTTGACGATGTCGCCGTCGCGCAGCTCGGTGCTGTCGGGGATCCCGTGGCAGATCACCTCGTTGACCGAGGTGCAGAGCGACTTCGGGAAGCCCTTGTAGCCGAGCGTGGAGGGATAGGCGCCCCGCTGGACGAGGAAGTCGTGGCCGACCCGGTCGAGCTCGTCGGTCGTGACTCCGGGCGCGATGTGCCGCGCGACCTCGGCCATCGCCTCGGCCGCGAGCCGGCCGGCGACCCGCATGCGGGCCACGGTGTCGGAGTCCTTGACCTCCGATCCGGTGAACCGCGCCGGCGCCGGCTTGTCGACGTACTCGGGGCACGGGATCGAGTCGGGGACCGGGCGCCGGGGCGAGATGCGGCCCGGAGTGAGCAGAGGCATGGTGCTGGAGTCTAGTTGCGGGGAAGGATGCCGCCATGAGCGATGACGACGACCAGTGGTGGTTCTGCCTCAAGCACAACGAGGTCGAGCAGGGGACCGGCTGCGCCAACTCGGAGCGGATGGGGCCTTACGCGACCCGCGAGGAGGCCACGGCGGCGATCAGCCACGCCGCGGAGCGCACCGAGCAGTGGGACAAGGACCCCCGCTGGAACGACGAGTGACCGGAGCGCCGTACCGGCGACAATAAGCGCTGACCACAGCACTGACGACGGAGGGGCCGCACCCCTCGGGTGCGGCCCCTCCATTCGTCAGGTGCTGGTCAACTCTTCTTGGCCGCCCTGCGGGCGCGCGTCGCGGCGCCCTTCTTGGCGGCGGTCTTGCGCGCTGAGGTCTTCCTCGCGCGGGTGGCAGCGCCCTTCTTGGCCGCGGCCTTGCGGGTCGTGGCCTTCTTGGTGGTGCGCTTGGCTGCGGTCTTCTTGGCGGTGCTCTTGCGCGCCGTCTTCTTCGCGGTCGACTTCCTGGTCGCCTTCTTGGCGGTCTTGCGTGCCGCGGACTTGCGCGCGGTGGTCTTCTTGGCGGTGCTCTTGCGCGCCGTCGACCTCTTCGCTGCGGTCTTCTTGGCAGTCGACTTCTTGGTGGTGCGCTTGGCTGCGGACTTCTTCGCGGCCTTCTTGGCCGTCTTCCTCGCGGTGGTCTTCTTGGCGGTCGACTTCTTCGCGGCCTTCTTGGCCGGCGACTTCTTCGCCGCCTTCTTCGTCGTGCGAGCACTTGTCGTCTTGCGTGACGAGCTGCTTGCGGCGGAAGTCACCTTCGCCGTGGCGTCTTCTTCTGTTGCCGGCACACGCGCCTCCTGCATCTGTCGCCGAACCCGTTGGTCGACGTCTCATGAAAAGGTTGCACGACCAGGCGACGGTTACCAGCATTTCGCACAAGCAGTTTTTCGCGCACCACGTCGCACGACCTGCGTCGATGTGTGCACGGACGTCGCGCGGACCGCGCAGCCGCCGTCGACTTCGCCTTCTAGTAGTGCGTACGTCGCGTGACACAGGGATCGAAACTCGTTGCTGTGCAACGCTTTCTCGATCGCGCCGACATCGCATCGTGCGACGGCGCGTCAGGTGCTTGGTGGCGGACCACTCACGCGATCGAGCATGCGCGCGATGCGATCGCGCATCGACGGACGCGACACGTTTTCTCCGGCCGCGACACTCACGAGGTGCGACACGGTGTCGATGTCGACGTCACCGACGCCGACGCCGGCGATGTCGTCGGGCAGCTCGGTCGCGACGACGACACGTTGCGTGGAAGCCGACGGCACGACGAGACGGTCGTGCGCGAGCCCGGCGAGGTCGTCGTCTCCGTCGTCGATCGACAGCACGGTCGCCCCGATGCGTCGTGCGTCGGAGACGCGCTCGAGCAGTGACTCCGGTGGTGCGTCCGGTGCGACGACGAAAACCGTCTCGCCGCGTCGTGCCGCCTCGAGGCGGGCCATCGTGACGGCCAGGTGAGCCGGTGCGTCCGGTGGCGGGGACCAGCGGACGAGCGTGGGCTGCAGCTGCGCGATGCCCGAGATGCGCGACTCGTCGTCGAGGTGCGCGGCGAGGTGCCACGGCTCCTCGTCGGGGGTGCCGACGAGGAGAAGCCCTCCGGGGTCGCGGATCCGGCGCAGCGACGACGCGAACGACACGGTGCGCTCGACCCATCCCGATCCGGCGAGCGCCTCCCTCAGCAGGAGGACGCGGGCACTGTCCACCCCGCCATGCTGCCCTGCGCGGCCCGCCCGCGGGCCGACCGCCGCGCCCTCAGTGGAAGGTGTGCTCCTCGCCCGGGAACTCGCGGTCCCGCACGTCGGCCGCGAACGCCTGGGCGGCGTCGCCCAGCGCGCCTCTGAGGTCGGCGTAGTGCTTGACGAAGCGGGGGAAGGGTCCACGGCGAAGTCCGACCATGTCCTGCCAGACCAGCACCTGCCCGTCGCAGTCGACGCCCGCGCCGATGCCGATGGTGGGGATCACCAGCTCGGCCGTCACCCGCTTGGCGACGTCGGCCGGCACCATCTCCAGGACGATCGCGAAGGCACCCGCGTCCTGCAGGGCCAGGGCGGCGCGCACCAGCTCGTCACCGGTGTCACCGCGGCCCTGGACCCGGTAACCCCCCAGCTGGTGCTCGCTCTGCGGCGTGAAGCCGATGTGCGCCATGACCGGAACGCCGGCGTCGACCAGCGCCCGCACCTGCGGCGCCACCTGCGCGCCACCCTCCAGCTTCACCGCGTGGGCCGAGCCCTCCTTCATGAACCGCACGGCCGTCTCGAGCGCCTGCGCCGGCGACACCTGGTAGGAGCCGAAGGGCAGGTCGGCCACGACCATCGACCGGTGCGCGCCCCGTGCGACGGCGCGGACCAGCGGGAGCAGCTCGTCGACCGTCACCGGCAGCGTCGTCTCGTAGCCGAGCACGTTGTTGGCCGCCGAGTCGCCGACCAGGAGCAGCGGGATGCCCGCCTCGTCGAAGATCTCGGCCGTGAGCTGGTCGTAGGACGTCAGCATCGCGAAGCGCTCGCCGCGCTCCTTCATCGCCTTCAGGTGGTGGAGCCGGACCCGCTTCGCTGGCGGCGGTGCGTCGGCGGCCGACGGGCCGGAGCCGTAGGGGGAAGTCGTCTCGGACATGCGTCCTCCTGGTCGCCTCGAGGCTCCCTGGTGAAGTCCCCGGACACCTTCATGGTGCCACGCGTCAGTCGCTGGAGGGCACCGGCGGCGTGGCGTGCTCGCGCCAGCGGTTGGTGATGGGCAGCCTGCGGTCGCGGCCGAACGCCTTGTAGGAGATCTTCGGACCGGGGGGGTACTGCCGGCGCTTGTACTCGGCGACGTCGGTGAGCCGGAGCACCTGCTCGACCAGCTCACGGGCGAAGCCTGCGGCCAGCAGCTCCGACGACCCGCGGTCCTGCTCCACGTAGTCGTCCAGCACGTCGTCGAGCAGGCCGTAATCCGGCAGCGAGTCGGTGTCGAGCTGGCCGGGACGCAGCTCGGCGGAAGGCGGCTTGGTGATGGAGGACTCCGGGATCGGCGGTGTCTCGCCGCGCGCCTCGGCGTCGGCGTTGCGCCACCTCGACAGCTCCCACACCGACGTCTTGGGCACGTCCTTGAGGGGCGCGTAGCCGCCGACCGAGTCGCCGTAGAGCGTCGAGTAGCCGACCGAGAGCTCGCTCTTGTTGCCGGTGGCGAGCACCAGGTGGCCGTGCTGGTTGGACAGGGCCATCAGCGTCGTGCCGCGCACCCGGGCCTGCAGGTTCTCCTCCGCCAGCCCGGTCAGCTCGAGCGACGAGAGGAAGGCGTCGACCATCGGGGCGATCGGCACCGTCGAGTAGACGAGCCCGGTGCGGCGCGCCAGGTCGTCGGCGTCGGAGCGCGAGTGGTCGCTCGAGTAGCTGCTCGGCATCGAGATGCCATACACGTTCCCGGCGCCGAGCGCGTCGCACGCGATGACGGCGGTGAGCGCCGAGTCGATGCCGCCGGACAGTCCGAGCACCACGCTGCGGAAGCCGTTCTTGGCCACGTAGTCGCGCAGACCGGTCACCAGCGCGCCGTACACCTCCGCCTCGTCGACCAGACGCGGGGCGACACGTGCGGTCACCGCGTCGTACGGCGCCAGGGGCTCGCTCGACAGCGTCACGCGTCGCACCGGCTCAGCGGCCGTGACCGGGCTTCCGCCACCAGTGGCCGCCGGCAGGTCGAGGTCGACCACGAGGAGCACCTCCTCGAACTGCGGTGCCCGGGCGAGGACCTCGCCCTCCGCGGACACAACGATCGAGTCGCCGTCGAAGACCAGCTCGTCCTGCCCGCCGACCATGTTGACGTAGGCGAGCGTGCAGCCGGCCGTCGCGGCCCGGCGCCGGACCAGGTCGAGCCGGGCGTCGTCCTTGTCCCGCTCGTACGGCGACCCGTTGATGACGACGAGCAGCCCCGCGCCGGCCTCGCGGGTGCGGGCGACCGGGCCGCCCTCCTGCCAGATGTCCTCGCAGATGACGACGGCGACGTCGATGCCGTGCGCCCGGGCGACGGTCAGCGACGACCCGGGGACGAAGTAGCGGTACTCGTCGAAGACCCCGTAGTTGGGCAGGTGGTGCTTCGCGTAGCACCCGACGACCTCACCGCGGTGCACGAAGGCGGCGGCGTTCTGCGGGGCGCCCTTCGGGGTGCCGAGGACGTGCGGCGCGTCCGGCATGCCGTTCAGGAAGCCGACGACGACGAGCAGGTCCGCGGCCGCCGAGCCGCCGAGCGTCCGCGCCAGGTCGGCCATCGCCCGGCGGGACGCGTCGACAAACGAGCGCCGGAACACGAGGTCCTCGACCGGGTAGCCGGTCAGTGCCATCTCGGGGAAGGCGACGACGTGCGCCCCGGACCGTGCAGCCTCTTCGGCGAGGTCGGCGATGCGCTGCGCGTTGCCCTCCAGGTCGCCGACGACGGGGTCGAACTGGGCGAGAGCGAGGCGCAGCTGCGGCACAGCACGAGCCTAGTGAGCGGGTCAGCGACGCGTCGGGCCAGCCTGGCGCCGGGGCGCGCCGCCGCCGAGGGGGCGGGGCGCCGGCTGGTCGTCGCCCTCCTGCTCGGTGCGCAGCCGGGTCGCGAAGCCCGACATCCGGTCGCCGAGCCAGATCGTCATCGCGGCCGCGGGCATCGGTCTGGCGAGGAAGAAGCCCTGCACGAGGTCGCAGCCGAGCTCCTCGAGAACCCGCCAGCTGCGCTCGTCCTCCACGCCCTCGGCTAGCACGCGCAGGCCGAGGTCGTGGCCGAGGCCGATGACCGCGCGGACGATGGCCAGGTCGTCCTGCCGCTCGGCGAGGTGCCGAACGAAGCTCTTGTCGATCTTGACCTCCTGCACCGGCAGGCTGCGCAGCCGGGTCAGCGAGGAGTAGCCGGTGCCGAAGTCGTCGACCGAGACCGACAGCCCGAGCTGCACCAGCCGCTCCAGCGCCTGCACCGCGCGCTCCGGCTCGGCGACGATTGCGCTCTCGGTCACCTCGAGCTTGAGCAGCGCCGCCGGTAGGCCGGCCTGCACGAGCAGTCGGGCCACCGTGTCGGCCAGCTCCGGCTCGAGCAGGTTGCGCATCGACACGTTGACCGCCATCAGCACCGGAGTCCCGGCCTCCTGCCAGGCCACGCACTGCCGCACGGCGGTCTCGATGACGAAGCGGGTGAGCGGTCGGATCAACCCGGTGTGCTCGGCGAGCGGGATGAACTCGTCCGGCGGCACCTGCCCCCACAGCGGATGGGTCCAGCGGATCAGCGCCTCGACGCCGGTGATCTGGCCGGAGGACGGGTCGGCCTGCGGCTGGTAGTGCAGCTCGAGGGTGCCGTCGTCCAGGGCCCGAGCGAGGTCGCCGATCAGCGACAGGCGGCGGGAGCTGTAGGGGTCACGGTCGGGGGAGTAGCGGGCGACTCCGCTCAGGCCGTCCTTGGCGTCGTACATCGCGACCTCCGACCGGCGGAGGAGCAGTGCGGCGGAGGAGCCGTCGCGAGGGGTCGCGGAGATCCCGACGCTCACCGACACGTCGATCGTGACGTCGCCGAGCTGGATCGGCCGGGCCACGTCGCGGAAGATGCGGGCCACCATGCCCTCGACGTGGACGTCGTCGCCGCCGAGCAGCACCGCGAACTCGTCGCCGCCGAGCCGGGCGACGACGGTCTCGTCCGAGCCGAGGGCACGAAGCCGGTTGGCGACCTCGGCGAGCAGCTGGTCGCCGACGTCGTGGCCGAGGGTGTCGTTGACCTCCTTGAAGCGGTCGATGTCCATGAGCAGGACCGCGGCCGAGCCGGTGGTGGCGAGCCGCCGCTCGAGCCGCTGCTGGAAGTGCAGCCGGTTGGGCAGGCCGGTGAGCGGGTCGTGCAGCGCGAGGTGCTCGGTCTCCTCCGCTGCTGCGCGGACCCGCTCGACCAGGCCGGAGTTGGCCAGGGCGACCCCGGCGTGGCTGGCCAGCGCCTCGAAGAGCAGCTCGTCCTCGTGGTCGAACGTGCTGACGTCGTCGAGCCGGTCGGCGACGACCAGGACGCCGATGATCTCGCCCCCGTCGCGCAGCGGAGCTGCCATGCCGTCGAGGTGACCGGCGGCCCGCAGCTCGTGGTGGGCCTTGGTGCTCCCGCCGCGGACCAGCCGCAGGGGAGTGCCGTCGCAGGCCGCGGCGTACCAGGTGCCCTGGCAGTCCGGCGAGCACGCGAGGACGGCGGCGTGCCCGGCCCGCAGCAGCGTCCGCGCCTCCGAGGTGACCGTCTCGCCGACCGTGCCGGCCTGCAGCGCCTGGTCGACCGAGCGCGTGAACGAGTAGAGCAGCTGCAGCCGCCCGTAGCGCAGCCGCTGCACGTGGTAGCCGCGGTAGAGCAGGAAGGAGAGCACCGCCACGACGCCGAGCAGAACCAGCCCCTGGGACTCCCGGACCATGACCAGGGCGGTCAGCAGGGCGAGGTCGGTGACGACGACGGTGCCGACGGCAGCGATGGCGAGGGTTCGTCCGAGCTCGGCGAGGTCCCACTGGCCCTGGCGGATCGCGATGATCGCGAACAGCGCGAGGTTGCCGAGCAGGTCGGCGGCCACGGTCGCCGCGAGCGCGGCCAGCCAGGTGACGGGGTCCAGCTCGCTCGCGGTGACACCGGTCGCCTCGACCACGGCGGAGAAGACCGCCACCGCGACCGAGGCCTGCAGGAAGATCGAGGCCGTGTTGAACGCCAGCTTGATCGGCGGGTTGCGGTAGATGACCGCCTGGGTCAGCAGCATCCCGAGGACGGCCGCCAGGACCAGCTCTCCGGCGTCGAGGAAGAACAGCCCGAGCACCATGGGCGCCATGCTGAAGGTGAGGCTGTGGAGGTCACGGCCGAAGGGCAGGTGGACCGCGAAGCGCTCGCTGAGGGCGAAGACCAGTGCCACGGCCGGCCACCACAGGTGCGGGTCGTTCTCGGGCAGGGCGAGGCCTCGCCACCACAGGAGCGCTCCTGCGGTCGCGAGCCCGGCGCTCACGAGCCAGATCAGCCGGTCGCCCGGCGGACGTTCCGCCACGTCAGCAGTCTGCGCCATGCTCGACGGTCACGCTGCGGGTTTGCGAGGTTGCCCTGGGTAAAACCTTCGGAGATCCTCCGCGAGGGCCGGTGGGCGCTCCGGTCAGTTCCAGGTCGCGCCCTTGCCGGGGCCGCGGTTCCACGTCGCGGCCTCGACCGAGTTCCACGTCGCGCCCTTGCCCGGGCCGCGGTTCCAGGTCGCTCCGGCGTCGTCCGAGCCGGCCAGGCCGGTGCCGGCGACCAGCACGGCAGCGACGGCGAGGGCCAGCGCGAGGAGGAACGCGACGGCGGTGGAGGGAAGGGCGCGAGCGGCGGTGCGGGTCATGTCTTCTCCAGGGGAGTGGGGGGAGGTTCCACGTTCCTGTCATTGATCGTCGCCACTGATTGTGTGACTGACCATGACCCGGCGTGGTGTTGGCAAAGGATGTCGAACCGAACAGTTGGCGACCGGGGGGCCGTTCAGCCGATCTTGACGTGCGACGAGGGACCGTCCGCGAGGACGACGTCAGGCGCAACCCTGTAACACCGCGGAAACACCCGCGCGACACCATGCGCGTCATGGACAAGCAGCAAGAGTTCGTCCTCCGGACCCTGGAGGAGCGCGACATCCGCTTCGTCCGGCTGTGGTTCACCGACGTCCTCGGTTTCCTCAAGTCGGTGGCCGTCGCACCGGCCGAGCTCGAAGGGGCCTTCGACGAGGGCATCGGCTTCGACGGCTCGGCGATCGAGGGCTTCGCGCGGGTCGCCGAGTCCGACATGCTCGCCCGGCCGGACCCCGGCACCTTCCAGATCCTGCCCTGGCGCTCCGAGTCGCCCGGCACGGCGAGGATGTTCTGCGACATCGTCATGCCGGACGGGGCGCCGTCCTACGCCGACCCGCGCCAGGTGCTCAAGCGCACGCTGTCCAAGGCCGCGGACATGGGCTTCGCGTTCTACACCCACCCCGAGATCGAGTTCTTCCTCTTCAAGGACGGCTCGGCCACGACCAGCGAGCGGCGAGGGCTGCCTCCGACGCCGGTGGACCAGGGCGGGTACTTCGACCACATCGCCCACGGCATCGGGCACGACTTCCGCCGCGACGCCATCACCATGCTCGAGAACATGGGCATCTCGGTGGAGTTCAGCCACCACGAGGGCGCTCCTGGCCAGCAGGAGATCGACCTGCGCTACGCCGACGCGCTGTCCACGGCCGACAACATCATGACCTTCCGGCACGTGATGAAGCAGGTGGCGCTCAGCCAGGGCGTGCAGGCGTCGTTCATGCCGAAGCCCTACACCGACCACCCCGGCTCGGGCATGCACACCCACCTGAGCCTCTTCGAGGGCGAGCGCAACGCGTTCTTCGAGGCGGGGGCGCCCTACCAGCTGTCGAAGGCTGCCCGGTCGTTCATCGCCGGCCTGCTCCGCCATGCCGGCGAGATCACCGCCGTCACCAACCAGTGGGTCAACAGCTACAAGCGGCTGCTCGGCGGCGGCGAGGCACCGGCCTACGTGTGCTGGGGCCACAACAACCGGTCGGCCATGGTGCGGGTGCCCATGTACAAGCCGTCCAAGGGCCAGTCCACCCGGGTCGAGATCCGGTCGCCGGACTCGGCCTGCAACCCCTACCTCGCCTTCGCGGTGGTGCTCGGCGCCGGCCTCAAGGGCATCGAGGAGGGCTACGACCTGCCCGACGGCGCCGAGGACGACGTCTGGGCACTCACCGACGCCGAGCGGCAGGCCCTCGGCATCGAGCCGCTCCCGACCAACCTGTCGGAGGCCATCCGCCGGATGGAGGGCAGCGAGCTGGTCGCCGAGACGCTCGGCGAGCACGTCTTCGACTTCTTCCTGCGCAACAAGCGCGCGGAGTGGCTGGACTACCGCCGTGAGGTGACCACCTTCGAGCTGGACCGCTACCTTCCCGCACTGTGAGCCGCCTGCTCGTCGTCCAGCACGAGGGAAGCACCGGCCCCGGGTGGTGGGGGGAGTGGCTCGCCGCCGAGGGGGTCGTGCTCGAGGTCGTGCACCCGTACGCCGCGCAGGAGCTCCCCACGACCCAGGCCCTGCGGACCTATGACGGGCTGCTGGTGCTCGGCGGCGCCATGGGGCCGCTCGACGACGCGGACTGCCCCTGGCTGCCGCCCACCCGTGACCTGCTGGCGGCAGCGGTGGCCGACGGCCTGCCGACCTTCGGCATCTGCCTGGGCGCCGAGCTGCTCGTCGTCGCCTGCGGCGGCAGCGTCCGGCGCGGACCTGCCGGGCCCGAGCTGGGGGTGCTCACCAACGACCCGACGCCGGCGGCTGCCGACGACCCGGTCCTGTCGTCGGTGTCGCCCGGCACGCCCGTCCTGCAGTGGCACTGGGAGGAGATGGACGCGCTGCCGCCCGGCGCCGTGCTCCTCGCCACCTCACCGGCCTACCCGCACCAGGCCTTCCGGCTCGGCCCGGCGGCCTGGGGGGTGCAGGGGCACCCCGAGGTGACGCCGGCCATCGCCGCGGACTGGGCCCGCGAGGACAGCCCGCTGCTGCTCGCCGCCGGCCGGGAGCCGGCCGACCTGGTCGCCGAGGTGGAGCGAGAGACCCCGCGGCTGGTGCAGAGCTGGCAGCCGGTCGCCCGCGCATTCGGGGAGGTGGTCGCCGCCCGGGCGGCCGGTGCCGGTGCGGACGGCGGCGCCGGTGCGGCCGGGGCCTTGCCGTTGCTTGACGACGTCTTGGGCCGGCGTGGTGCGCCACCCGGCGGGGCGACGGGTTAGCGTCGGGCACCGTGGCAGCCGGACGCGGCACCAGCGCCGGAGCACGGCTGGCCAGGGTGGGCTTCACCGAGCCGACGCGCGCTGCGGCGACGGTCGACGCGTCGCATGAGCTCAGCGACCTGGTCGGCGACGAGCGCGTCCTGGCGACCCTCGGCACGGTCGGCGACCCCGACGCCGCCCTGAGCGCCCTGGGCCGGCTGCTCGACGCGGCCGCCGATCCCCGGGAGCTCACCACCGCCCTCTGCGAGGACGAGCGGCTGCGTGGCGGGCTGCTGGCGGTGCTCGGCTCGAGCGTGGCGCTGGGGGAGCACCTGGCGCGGCACCCGGACCACTGGCGGCTGCTGCAGGACGAGCCGGACACCCGCCCGACGGCCGACGGGTTGCGCGCGAGGCTGCTGCGCGCCGTCGGCGCCGACCCCGGCGGCCCGGCGCCGGTCGCCAGCAACCGGCTCCCCGACGTCCTCGACGCGCTTCGGGTCGCCTACCACGGCGCCCTGCTGGGGCTGGCCGCCCGTGACGTCGGCGGCGGGCTCGAGGTGGCGGACGTCGCCGCCGAGCTGGCCGACCTGGCCGGCGCCACCCTGGAGGCGGCGCTGGCGATCGCGCGTGCCCAGGTCGGGCCGGCCGACGCCGGGCACTGCCGGCTGGCGGTCGTGGCCATGGGCAAGTGCGGAGGCCGCGAGCTCAACTACGTGAGCGACGTCGACGTGGTGTTCGTCGCCGAGCCGGCCCACGACCTGCCCGAGGGCGTCGACGAGCAGGCCGCGCTGCGCACCGCCACCGCGCTCGCGGTCTCCCTCATGCGGGCCTGCTCCGCAACGACCGCCGAGGGCACCATCTGGCCGGTCGACGCCGCGCTGCGTCCTGAGGGCAAGGCCGGCCCGCTGGTGCGCAGCCTGGCCAGCCACGTCGCCTACTACGAGCGGTGGGCCAAGACCTGGGAGTTCCAGGCGCTGCTCAAGGCACGACCTGTGGCGGGCGACCTGGCACTGGGGCAGGCCTACGTCGACGCCGTCGGCCCGATGGTGTGGCAGGCGGCCGACCGGCCCGACTTCGTGTCCGACGTCCAGCAGATGCGTCGCCGGGTCGAAGGCACCCTGGCCACCACGAGCAGCCACCGCGAGCTCAAGCTCGGGCCGGGTGGGCTGCGCGACGTCGAGTTCGCCGTCCAGCTGCTGCAGCTGGTGCACGGCCGCAGCGACGAGACCCTGCGCAGCACCAACACGCTGGAGGCGCTCGAGTCGCTGTCGACGTACGGCTATGTCGGCCGCGCCGACGCCGCCTCGCTGGACAAGGCCTACCGATTCCTGCGCTCCGTCGAGCACCGGCTGCAGGTGCACCGGCTGCGACGTACGCACGTCATGCCGGAGGCGGAGGTCGAGCTGCGGCGCATCGGCCGTTCGCTCGGGCTGCGCGCCGACCCGGTCGGCGACCTCGACCGGGAGTGGCGCCGGCACGCCCGCGAGGTGCGCCGCCTGCACGAAAAGCTGTTCTACCGGCCGCTGCTGAGCTCGGTGGCCCGGCTGGCGTCCGGCG encodes:
- a CDS encoding bifunctional [glutamine synthetase] adenylyltransferase/[glutamine synthetase]-adenylyl-L-tyrosine phosphorylase: MAAGRGTSAGARLARVGFTEPTRAAATVDASHELSDLVGDERVLATLGTVGDPDAALSALGRLLDAAADPRELTTALCEDERLRGGLLAVLGSSVALGEHLARHPDHWRLLQDEPDTRPTADGLRARLLRAVGADPGGPAPVASNRLPDVLDALRVAYHGALLGLAARDVGGGLEVADVAAELADLAGATLEAALAIARAQVGPADAGHCRLAVVAMGKCGGRELNYVSDVDVVFVAEPAHDLPEGVDEQAALRTATALAVSLMRACSATTAEGTIWPVDAALRPEGKAGPLVRSLASHVAYYERWAKTWEFQALLKARPVAGDLALGQAYVDAVGPMVWQAADRPDFVSDVQQMRRRVEGTLATTSSHRELKLGPGGLRDVEFAVQLLQLVHGRSDETLRSTNTLEALESLSTYGYVGRADAASLDKAYRFLRSVEHRLQVHRLRRTHVMPEAEVELRRIGRSLGLRADPVGDLDREWRRHAREVRRLHEKLFYRPLLSSVARLASGEARLTPDAARSRLEALGYADPAGALRHLEALTEGVSRRAAIQRTLLPVLLGWFADAPDPDGGLLAFRQISDALGTTPWYLRVLRDEGAVAERMALLLASSRYAVELLGRAPEAVRMLADDAELVPGTRAELAAELASAVARHDDPETAVTVARGVRRRELFRVAAADLLHVATVEQVEEALTDVVAAAVQSALDVAVRSVTSTRGGALPTRVAVIAMGRFGGRELSYASDADVLFVHEPLEGAAEQEASEAAHAVVHELRRLLSVPSPDPPLTVDADLRPEGRQGPLVRTLASYAAYYDRWSHVWESQALLRADPVAGDADLGARFVELVDPLRYREGGLDEASVREIRRIKARVEAERLPRGADPARHTKLGPGGLADVEWTVQLLQLRHAAELPGLRTPRTLEALAAARRAGLVTPDQAQVLAHAWRTASRVRNAVLLVRGRPGDSLPTDLRELSGVARVLGYPPGASGELVDDYRRATRRARAVVERVFYR